The Salinirubellus salinus genome segment GTGGAGTCCGTGCTGGCGCAGACGGCCTACTGGGGCCTGCAGGCGTCGTTCTCCGAGACCGGGCCGGAGAACTGGAACCTCGAGGAGGGCGAGGAGCAGCTGGTACTCGACGGCCTCATCGAGGGCATCACGCGCATCCGCTCGGACGAGGGGCGCCACGTCGGCTTCGGGATGCACAAGGTTCGGGAACTGGTGCAGGAGGGTGGCGTGGACGGCGCCATCGTCCAGGAGACACTGAACGAACTGCTCCCGCACATCGCCGGGACGGTCCAGACGGAGTTCGACACCGGCCAGGACCAGACGCCACTCATCGAGTACGCGAGCGAGAAGCTCTCGAAGCGCATCGAGATCATCACGGAGCGCGAGGCGGAGGTACCGCCCGTCGAGGAACTCGTCCAGATAGAGGGGCTGGACGAGGAGCAGGTCGCCGACTGAGTCGGGGGCCGTCCGAAGGGCTTACCCGCCGACGCGGGGAGGGTGAGGTATGACCGCGGACCTCGAAGAGAAGACCGACCGGTACGAGCGCCTGCTGAGCGAGGCGCTCGCGGCCGCCGAGGTGGCCGTCCCCGAGACGACGCCGCTGGGCCAGGCGGCCGCCGAGTACGAGGAGATGGCCCGGTCGTACCTCGAGGACGGTCGGCACTTCCGCGACGAGGACGACCCGGTGAACGCGCTCGCCTCGTTCTCGTACGGGCACGCGTGGCTCGACGCCGGGGCACGACTGGGTATCTTCGACGTGCCCGACGAGGGGCACCTGTTCACCGTATGAGCGTCGACGTACGCGTCGTCGAGACGGACGCCGAACTCAACGCGTGTATCGACCTCCGGCGCTCGGTGTTCGTCGAGGAACAGGACGTCCCCGAGGACCGGGAACTCGACGGCCTCGACGGCGAGGCCACCCACCTGCTCGCGTGGGACGGCTACCCCGTCGGCACCGCCCGGATCCGTGACTACGGGGCCGACGACGATGGACGCCGGGTAGCGAAGGTAGAGCGGGTCGCCGTCGAGGCGTCGCGCCGGGGCGAGGGTATCGGTCGCGACCTGATGGCCCACGCCGAGGCGTTCGCCACCGACGAGGGGTACGACCGGGTCCGTCTCGACGCGCAGGTACCGGTCGTAGCGTTCTACGAGCGGCTCGGTTACACGGGGACGAGCGAGGAGTTCGAGGACGCCGGCATCCCCCACCGGACGATGGAGAAGGCGCTCGGTGGTGACCGAGCGGTTTAATCGGTGGTTCGAGGTGAGTTCAGCCGGCGCCCCGGTCGTCGAACGTGTCATTAACTTAGTAGGTCCGGTGTTTGCACCGAACCGATGACCGTCTCCCCCACTCGAGCCTACCTCTCGACCGCGCCGGTGGCACCAGAGCGGGTCAGCACGCTGGCGCGGGCGTCCGGGCTCGGGCCGGTCGTGGCCGTGCTGACGCGGAGCCGCCCGGCCGACTGGGTCAGCTCGTGGCCGGCGGCCGACGACCCGATGGTGGTCGACCTGAGTGGGAACAGCGGGTCGTCGTTGCGGCTCCCCTGCGACGAGCCATCGGTCGTCGCCGGGCTCGCGCGGACGGACCTGACCGGGGTGAGTATGGTCCTCACCTCGCTGCTGGAGGCCCACGGTCCGGCGGTGTTCTACTTCGAGTCGCTGACGGGACTCTGCCGCGATGCGGGCCGCGCTCGAACCACCCGGTTCGTCAGGGAGACGGTCCACCGCGTCTGCAGGGCCGGGGGGACCGTGGTGGCCGACGTGGACCCGAGCGGACACCGCGAGCGGGAACTGCGGGACCTCTCGGCCCCGTTCGACCGCGTCGTGGGGGGCCCCCCGGCGATCGGGACGGCGGAGCCGTAACGGCCTTGGCCCGGCCGTCCGGACGGCCCGCATGCACCACGTCAGGTTCCGTGACGACACCGGCACTGTCCGTACCGGCGAGTACGCACCAGCCGACGAGGAGATCGTCTCGCACCCGAGTGACGCCGCCGTCGCGCTCGAACCCGAGCAGTTCGACCCGGCCGAGGTCGAGTTCCTCCCACCCTGCGAGCCGACGAAGGTGGTCTGTGTCGGTCTGAACTACGCCGACCACGCCGCCGAGCAGGGCAAGGAGGTCCCCGACCGCCCGCTCCTGTTCCTGAAACCGCCGAACACGCTGGCCGCCCACGGCGAGACGGTCACGCTCCTGCCGGACAAGGAGCGCATCGACCACGAGGCCGAACTCGCCGTCGTCGTCGGTGAGCGGGCCAAGGGGCTCGACGAGTCCGAGGCGATGGAGTACGTCGCGGGGTTCACCTGTCTCAACGACCTCTCGAACCGGGACGACCAGCGCCGCGAGCAGAACTGGGTCCGCGGGAAGGCGTTCGACGACTCGTGTCCACTCGGCCCCGTCGTGGCGACCCCCGACGAGGTGCCGGCGGACGCTGCCGTCCGCTGCCGGCTGAACGGCGAGACCGTCCAGGACTCCTCGCGCGACGAGTTCATCTTCTCGGTGCCCGAACTCCTCGCGGAGATAACCCAGTACCTCACGCTCGAACCCGGCGACGTCGTCTCGACGGGCACGCCGGCCGGCGTGGGCCCCGTCTCGGACGGCGACACGGTCGAGGTGGAGGTCGAGGGTGTCGGAACGCTCAGGACCCACGTCGAGATCCCCTGACTCCCGGCCAGCCCCGGTTCCACGGCGGCGATTGAAGTGTCGGCAGACCCTATCGCCGTCGTGGTCCCGACTCGAACGACGGACGCCACGGCTGTCGCGCTCCTCGCGCTCTCGGCGCTCGCCGGACTGGCCCTCTGGCCGTCGCTCCCGAGCGAGATGGCCATCCACTTCGGCGCCTCGGGCACCCCGGACAACGTCGTCGACAAGCCGCTCGGCGTCCTGCTGGCGCCGGCCATCGGCGTCGCCGCGCTCGTGTTCGTCCGCGTTGCCGCTCGCGTCGACCCGGCCGCCGACCAGCGGGTCCTCGACCTGAGCGTCCTGTTCCTCGGCGCGACCATCGCCTCCGTCCAGTCGTTCGTCCTCGCGTGGAACCTCGGGGTGCGCGTGAGTCCGGCCGTCGTCGTGGGGCCGGTCCTCCTCGGCGCCGGCGTCCTCACCGTCTACGCGTTCTACCGCGAGGGCTGCCTCGGCTGACCGAGCGCCACGGCAGGTCGAAACGCCTAACTTTAGGTCTACCTAATCCTCGGACAGATGCGACTGAGCCGTCGGGACGCGCTCGCGGCCCTCACGGGTGCTGGAATCGTGAGTGGGGGGGCGGCGGCCACACTCGCCCGCGACCAATCGCCGGACGCGAACCCGGACCGGGTTCCGGAGTTGGACGCGGACACGGTGCTCGACGAGGAGACGCTCGCGACGCTCGTGGCCGCCGCCGAGGTGGTGTTCCCGAGCGACGTGTCCGGTATCACGGCGTTCGTCTACCCCTACGTGACCGGGAAGGCGGGCGAGCGGCCGGCGTTCCGGGACGGCGTCGACGCCGCGACGACGACGCTCGAGACGTACGCCGACCTCTGGCGAGACGCGTCGTTCACGGCCCTCGGCCCCGCTGGTCGCGACGGCCTACTCCGCGAGATGGGCGTCCACACCGCCGACCCCGTGCCAGACGGTACCCACCCCGAGCGGGTCCGGTTCTACGTGGTGAACGAACTGCTCTACGCGCTCTACGCCTCACCGACGGGTGGTGACCTGGTCGGTATCGAGAACCCACAGGGCCACCCCGGTGGGACGGTGAGTTACACGCAGGGTCCGGGTGGGCGCCGGTGAGTGCGACCGACCGGACCCCCTCGGCCGAGGCGGACGTCTGCGTGGTGGGTGCGGGGCCGGCGGGGGCGCTCGTAGCCCGCGAACTCGCTCGCGAGGGGCACGAGGTGGTCGTCCTCGAGGCCGGCCCGCGGTTCGAGGACGCCGACCGCGAGGCCCGGATGGAACGGACCATCCGCCCGGCCTACGCCCCGGACTCCGTGTGGAAGATGGGCGGGCCGCGCGACGCGTATCGCTCCACTGGTGACCGGCACTACCCCCTGAACGCCGCCCGCGTGAAGGGCGTCGGTGGCTCCACGCTCCACTGGCAGGGGATGGTGATGCGACTGCACGAGTCGGACTTCCGGCGGGCGAGCGAGTCGGGCTACGGGGTCGACTGGCCGCTGTCGTACGAGGACCTCCGGCCCTACTACGCTCGGGCCGAGCGGGCGCTGGGGGTCGCGGGCGCCAGCGACAATCCGTTCGCGCCGCCGCGCGAGGAGCCCCACCCGCTCCCCGCGTTCGAGCCCTCCTACTCGGACGCCCTCTTCGCCGAGGCGTGCGAGCGAGTGGGCGTGACGACCCACTCGGTTCCGAACGCCCGGAACTCCGAACCGTACGACGGGCGCTCGCCCTGCGTGGGCTACGGCACCTGCAAGCCGGTCTGTCCCTCCGGCGCGAAGTACGACGCCAGCCACACCGTCCGGCAGGCCGAGGCACTCGGCGTCGAGGTGATAGACCGGGCGCCGGTCCAGCGACTGGAGACGGGGAGTGACCCCGGGCGAGTCGAGGCCGCCGTCTACGCAACCCCCGACGGGACGGAACACCGACAGACCGCACGGGAGTTCGTCCTCGCGGCCGGCGGGGTCGAGATCCCGCGGCTCCTCTTGCTCTCGGCGTCGCCGGACCACCCCGACGGCCTCGCCAACCGCTCCGGCGCGGTCGGGCGGTACTTCCACGACCACCTGTTCGCCGGGATGGGCGGGACGCTCGACCGACGGACCCGGCAGAACCACGTCGGCTTCCTCACCAGCGAGTCACACGCCTTCTACGACGAGCCCGGCCGGTCGACGACGGGGACCGCCGGCGGCGTCCCCGCGAGTGACGCCGCCCTCTCGGCGTTCAAACTGGAGTTCCTCAACTACGCCGGGCCGTCACCCGTCGAGATGGCGCTCTCGGCCGACGACTGGGGTGACTCGCTGCTCGCGTCGCTCCGGGGGGCCTACGGCACCCACGTCGGGATGGGGGGGCTGGTCGAACAGCCGCCTCGCGCGGCGAACCGCATCGCGCTCGACCGCTCGACGACGGACGACCACGGCAACCCCGTGCCGGACGTGCAGTGGTCGCTCGACGGCCGGACCAGGCGGACGCTCGAACGCGTCAACGAGGTGCAGGCGGTCGTCCTCGAGGAACTCGGCGTCGACGTCGACTGGCGCGTCGGCCCCGAGAACACCGGCCCGGCCTTCCATCACATGGGGACGACGCGGATGGGGACCGACCCCGACGAGAGCGTCGTCCGGCCGGACCTCCGCACCCACGACGTCGGGAACCTGCGCGTCGCCTCCTCCGCAGTCTTCCCCACGGGCGGGGCGACGAACCCCACGCTCACCATCGCCGCGCTCGCGCTGAAGTGTGCCGACCACGTCGCCGCGGCGCTCGAACCATCCGCCAGCGCCACCGGGTAAGCGGCCCCCTAACGTCGGAAACGGTCTGGTCCTTATATGCCGTCTGACAGCCAACCTTCACCTCGACCAACAGGACCGGCCGCCGCGTCGGTCCCGGTCGGGGAGCGTGATGCCACTCGGAGACCAACCACGGAGCGCGAGAGGGGTCGCCACAGCCGTGAGTGTGCTGATGGCCGTCGCCATCACCGTCGTGTTCACGTCCATCGTCGGCGTCTGGGCGCTGGGGCTCGGCGAACCCGTCGACTCACGGACGGTCGGGCCGAGCGCCGAACCGGACCTGCCCGACGCCTCGTTCTCGTTCACCTACCACCCCGACGACGGGGATGGGTTGCGGGTACGGTCCACCGGCGGCGACGCACTCCCGGCCGAGCAACTCGCTCTGGTCGTCAGGGACACGGAGGACGCCGACGGCCGGTACGCCTTCACCGACTCGCTCGGGGCGGAGCGTGGTCCCTTCGAGACGCAACAGCAGGTCCGACTGGACGCGTCGGCGGTGGGCGCCGACGGCGAGCTGGCTCTCGACGCGGCCACGGTCCGCGTGGTCTGGACGAGTCCGGACGGAAGCCGCTCGGCGACGCTCGCCATCTGGGTCGGCCCGGACGCCTGAGCGTCGAGACGCGGTCGGGTGACCCTTTCCTCCGGCTGGCCGTTTCGAGAAAGTAGTCGCCACGGCAGTTTATATGGCCCAGCACACAACTTCCGGGCGTTCACGTACGAGGTGTCCCGGCGGCACGCCGGGACAGCTGGGTGGGCGTGGAGGAAGACAGATGCAACTCAAACGACTGTTCACGGCTGAAGATGCCGTCTCGCCGGTCATCGGGGTCATCCTGATGGTCGCAATCACCGTCATCCTCGCGGCGGTCATCGGGACGTTCGTACTGGGGTTGGGGAACGGGCTGGACAACGACGCGCCGCAGATGTCGTTCACTTTCCAATACAACGATGGGACGGATGACTCACTTGATGTGACGTTCGAGGCCGGGAATCCGGTGGACGCCGAGCGACTGTCGCTCGTCGTCAACGGTGCGAGTGCTGACAACGGACGATTTGAATTCACCAGCACAGAGTTAGGGGCCTCTCCCGGGCAGTTCGGCGCCGGGTCCTCAGTGACGCTCGGGCCTAGTGGTGGGAGCCTCGACCTCTCCTCCGCCACCGTCAAGGTCGTCTGGGAGAGTCAGAACACCAACCCCGACGCCCAACGCACCGCGACCGTCGCCGTCTGGACCGGGCCGAGCGCTTAATCAGCGTTCCCGCACCGTCAGCTCCACGTCCGTCCCGGGCTGGAGCGTGACGGCGAACGACAGCGGCAGTTCACCGGGTGGGTCCTCGAACCGGACGCGACGGCAGAGTGTCGCCAGCGCGGCCGTCAGCTCGAGGCGGGCGAAGCGCATCCCGATGCAGTGGCGCGGGCCGCCGCCGAACGGGAAGTAGGCGTACTCGTGGCCGTGCGGGTCCTCGTCGCCGAGCCACCGCTCCGGGCGGAACTCGTCGGGGGCGTCCCACCACCGCGGGTCGCGCTGGACGATGCGCTGTGGGAGGACGAGCGTATCCCCCGGGTTCAGGGCGTAGCCCCGGAGCCTCACCTCACGGGTGGGTTCGCGGAGCACCATGTAGACCGGCGGGAACAGGCGCAGGCTCTCCTCTATGACGGCGCTCGTGTACGCCAGCGCCGGGAACTCGTCGACGGTCGGCTCGCCGTCGACGGACGCCGTGAGTTCCTCGTGGACCCGCGCCTGCACCTCGGGGTGGTCGGCGAGGAGGTAGCAGGTGTAGGTGAGCGCGAGCGACGTGGTCTCGTGGCCGGCGAAGAGGAACGTGACCAGCTGGTCGGCGAGTTCGCGGGCCGTCAGGTCGCCGTCGTCACGGGCCCGGACGAAGAAGGTGAGGAGGTCGGGCGGTGGGTCCGGGTCGGCGCGGCGAGCGGCGACGAGGTCCGCGACAGTGGCCTCGAAGGTGTCGAGCTGTGACCGGAAGCGGCGGTCCTGCGGGGTGGGGACCCAGTTCGGGAGGAACGTGACGAGGCTG includes the following:
- a CDS encoding type IV pilin, with amino-acid sequence MPLGDQPRSARGVATAVSVLMAVAITVVFTSIVGVWALGLGEPVDSRTVGPSAEPDLPDASFSFTYHPDDGDGLRVRSTGGDALPAEQLALVVRDTEDADGRYAFTDSLGAERGPFETQQQVRLDASAVGADGELALDAATVRVVWTSPDGSRSATLAIWVGPDA
- a CDS encoding fumarylacetoacetate hydrolase family protein yields the protein MHHVRFRDDTGTVRTGEYAPADEEIVSHPSDAAVALEPEQFDPAEVEFLPPCEPTKVVCVGLNYADHAAEQGKEVPDRPLLFLKPPNTLAAHGETVTLLPDKERIDHEAELAVVVGERAKGLDESEAMEYVAGFTCLNDLSNRDDQRREQNWVRGKAFDDSCPLGPVVATPDEVPADAAVRCRLNGETVQDSSRDEFIFSVPELLAEITQYLTLEPGDVVSTGTPAGVGPVSDGDTVEVEVEGVGTLRTHVEIP
- a CDS encoding DUF7504 family protein — its product is MTVSPTRAYLSTAPVAPERVSTLARASGLGPVVAVLTRSRPADWVSSWPAADDPMVVDLSGNSGSSLRLPCDEPSVVAGLARTDLTGVSMVLTSLLEAHGPAVFYFESLTGLCRDAGRARTTRFVRETVHRVCRAGGTVVADVDPSGHRERELRDLSAPFDRVVGGPPAIGTAEP
- a CDS encoding gluconate 2-dehydrogenase subunit 3 family protein, encoding MRLSRRDALAALTGAGIVSGGAAATLARDQSPDANPDRVPELDADTVLDEETLATLVAAAEVVFPSDVSGITAFVYPYVTGKAGERPAFRDGVDAATTTLETYADLWRDASFTALGPAGRDGLLREMGVHTADPVPDGTHPERVRFYVVNELLYALYASPTGGDLVGIENPQGHPGGTVSYTQGPGGRR
- a CDS encoding DUF1648 domain-containing protein; translation: MVPTRTTDATAVALLALSALAGLALWPSLPSEMAIHFGASGTPDNVVDKPLGVLLAPAIGVAALVFVRVAARVDPAADQRVLDLSVLFLGATIASVQSFVLAWNLGVRVSPAVVVGPVLLGAGVLTVYAFYREGCLG
- a CDS encoding GNAT family N-acetyltransferase; amino-acid sequence: MSVDVRVVETDAELNACIDLRRSVFVEEQDVPEDRELDGLDGEATHLLAWDGYPVGTARIRDYGADDDGRRVAKVERVAVEASRRGEGIGRDLMAHAEAFATDEGYDRVRLDAQVPVVAFYERLGYTGTSEEFEDAGIPHRTMEKALGGDRAV
- a CDS encoding type IV pilin N-terminal domain-containing protein translates to MQLKRLFTAEDAVSPVIGVILMVAITVILAAVIGTFVLGLGNGLDNDAPQMSFTFQYNDGTDDSLDVTFEAGNPVDAERLSLVVNGASADNGRFEFTSTELGASPGQFGAGSSVTLGPSGGSLDLSSATVKVVWESQNTNPDAQRTATVAVWTGPSA
- a CDS encoding GMC family oxidoreductase, with the protein product MSATDRTPSAEADVCVVGAGPAGALVARELAREGHEVVVLEAGPRFEDADREARMERTIRPAYAPDSVWKMGGPRDAYRSTGDRHYPLNAARVKGVGGSTLHWQGMVMRLHESDFRRASESGYGVDWPLSYEDLRPYYARAERALGVAGASDNPFAPPREEPHPLPAFEPSYSDALFAEACERVGVTTHSVPNARNSEPYDGRSPCVGYGTCKPVCPSGAKYDASHTVRQAEALGVEVIDRAPVQRLETGSDPGRVEAAVYATPDGTEHRQTAREFVLAAGGVEIPRLLLLSASPDHPDGLANRSGAVGRYFHDHLFAGMGGTLDRRTRQNHVGFLTSESHAFYDEPGRSTTGTAGGVPASDAALSAFKLEFLNYAGPSPVEMALSADDWGDSLLASLRGAYGTHVGMGGLVEQPPRAANRIALDRSTTDDHGNPVPDVQWSLDGRTRRTLERVNEVQAVVLEELGVDVDWRVGPENTGPAFHHMGTTRMGTDPDESVVRPDLRTHDVGNLRVASSAVFPTGGATNPTLTIAALALKCADHVAAALEPSASATG
- a CDS encoding cytochrome P450, encoding MASPPTPPGHPVLGNTVQYLRDPAGFHAEHVDRLGDVVRVDLAGRSFHYVTHPEDVKRILVDDRDDFRKASAVRETSGSFGSEGLFFTEGEQWRRQRTLSQPAFYRERVEEYASFAVEGARSLAEDWVDGQRVRLDEESKALTLAVLARTLFGVDVDEDPETARVVRETADAINERLDATSLVTFLPNWVPTPQDRRFRSQLDTFEATVADLVAARRADPDPPPDLLTFFVRARDDGDLTARELADQLVTFLFAGHETTSLALTYTCYLLADHPEVQARVHEELTASVDGEPTVDEFPALAYTSAVIEESLRLFPPVYMVLREPTREVRLRGYALNPGDTLVLPQRIVQRDPRWWDAPDEFRPERWLGDEDPHGHEYAYFPFGGGPRHCIGMRFARLELTAALATLCRRVRFEDPPGELPLSFAVTLQPGTDVELTVRER
- a CDS encoding DUF357 domain-containing protein encodes the protein MTADLEEKTDRYERLLSEALAAAEVAVPETTPLGQAAAEYEEMARSYLEDGRHFRDEDDPVNALASFSYGHAWLDAGARLGIFDVPDEGHLFTV